The genomic DNA GGCCTTCGAAGTGGCGAGGGCAAAATTTTTTAGTCGATCCGAAGGTCGTTTGGCGTTCGGTGTCGCTCGCAGACATTCACCCCGAAGATGACGTTGTCGAAATTGGTCCGGGACTGGGGACGTTGACACGGGCCTTACTTTCAAGGGGCTGTACGGTCGATGCAATTGAGGTCGATACAATACTCTACGACTATCTTCGAGACACGTTCGCCGAGATTCCACAGTTTCACCTTATGCAAGGCGATGCCGTACGTTTCCCGTATGCCGGTTTTGCCGAAAACAGGCCATTTAAAGTCGTCGCGAATCTCCCGTACAATATCTCTACGCCGTGGTTGGATGCAGCTCTGTCGCAAGAAAATTTACCGGAAACGATGACGCTCATGCTTCAGCGTGAGGCTGCTCAGCGACTGACGGCAATCCCGGGAACAAAGCACTTCGCGGCAATTTCTTTGATGCTTTCCGGGCTCTATCGTTCGACAGCGATGGTCCCCGTAGCACGCACAAGTTTTGAGCCGCCCCCCAAGGTAGACTCCGTAATTTTACACCTCCAAAAATTGGAGCAAGGGTGGAGATTTTCTGGACCAATGCGCGCACTGATTCGTCAAATCTTTACGCAACGCCGGAAGCAGTTAGTATCAATCCTCCGGAATCTCGATAAAACACTTATCCCAGTTGCGGAAGACTTGTTGCGCTGCCATGGTGAACCCATCACTGCACGTCCCGAAGCGCTTCCGTTATCTTTTTGGCAGGCATTTGATCATCGTACCCAATGTACAGAAGAAAGTAGGCCCATTAATGAGGCGCCAATGCGCGAAAAAGATTGAGCTCTGGGGAATTTTTGTAACATACAGGCGCGTTAGCGATTGCAGCGAGGGTTGGAAATGAACGAAAACGAAAATTTAGAGCCAGAGGAAGGTGAAGCAGAAAACGTAAAGGCGACGACGGTCGGTGGACAGGCCGCTGCACCGGATACTTCAATTATTGGCGATTTAAAAGAACTCGAAACAATGACGTTTGGGACGCGTTGGACGCCTAATGAGAACGCGCCCTCGGGGGATCGCCCTCCTCGCCGGCCATTTAATAAAGGCCCGCGCCGTAGCAATTTTTCGGGCCCTCGCGATCGGAATTCGTTTCAGCGTCCCCGAAACGATTCGAATGCCGAACGTAGCGATACACCCCGTACGGAGAGACCACCACGAAGGGAAGGGGAGTTCCGCGATCGGAAATTTTCAGGAGAGGGAAATTTCCGTGGAGGTCCACGGCGATTCCAAGAGCGTCGTATTGTTCCACCGCCATTTGAGGTACAGTTTTATCAGGAAGATCAGTCGTTCGACCTCTTACTGGAAGAAATGCGGAAAAGCGGTAAGACCTACGAACTGTTTACGGTCGCGAAGCTGATCTTGCAAAAACCCGAGCGTTTTGTCGTTACTATCCGCCGGAAGCCCGATGCGGAGGGCGTGATTGCACCGTTGTATCTGTCACTCCTAGATGATCTGCCTTTTGAGTCGGAGCGCGAGGCGATGATGTATATCGTCGACCACCACGTTGCGGAATTTTTCGATATCCAAGAGGAAGAAGTCGAGCCACCGAAGGGGAGCTTTACGTGTGTCCATCGCTGTGGAATTACAGGGCAATTGCTTTCGGCACCCAATTACCACCGCTACAAGACGATTTTGCGGGATCACTTCAACTCCAAGATCCATTCGATGTCGTTTGAGCGCTTCCTAACGAAGATCGAGACGACGAAAGATGAAGCCGATATTCAGCAGTGGGTCGAAAGCATGCGACATAAGGTGACCTATACACCGAAATCGTTGGATGAGTCCGTAACCGACTTGGCGCCGATCGAAACGCTAGAAGGTGTTCGCAATTATTTATTAAAATACTACCGTGACCGTATTTTGCGCGACGTTACGACGGTACGGATCTTAGGAACGGCCTGTGCGAGTCTTCCGTCGGTTCCGCTTTCGCGCGCGATCAATTTTTACCTAACGCGTCAACGGCAGTTTCCTCTTGATACCGCCAATAACCTTCGTAACCGTTTCCGTCGAGCAGGCTTTGGTATCTACCGGAAAGGCAAGAACGGGATCTCGTATGTGTGCGCGATGAAGCGGAAATTCCGTACAGATGCGGATGTCTTTACGCCGACAATCCATGCGCTTATTACTTTCCTTGAGCCTCTTGAAAAGATCGATCTCGCAAAAATCCAACACGGCTACATCGAGACGAACCAGTTGGCGGAGTCTGAGGTTTTGGAAGGACTTAATTGGCTGATTCATGAGGGCTACGTCGTCGCATATGAGAATGGTGAGCTGTTTTTGAATCCAAAATTGCCGGCACCGAAGAAAACTGAAGGCACGTCAGTGATCGCGTTGGAGATGAAGGAGACCGCAATCGAACAGCGTACTGATGGGACGTTGACGGTATCGCAAGAGACGACGCTGCTAATTCCCGAACAGGAAGTAAAGCTCGATCTTCCGGGCGAGATCCCGGAAGAAAATCCTCAAAAGGAGTAATTCTAGGCGAAAGCGTCGTTGCCAGCGCGCGTTCCTTGTGTTGAATGACGCTATGGAATCGTTTATGGCGCGACTCGTCGAGCGGCGTTTGCTATCGGGAAACCAAAGCACGAAGCGCGTCTATCACCTTGCATTTGCGATCGACCCCAGGTGCGTCGTTTACCAGCCCGGCGATGCACTTGCGGTCTTTCCGAAAAATTCCCCTTCAGCTATAGAGCGCGTCGTTACTCACATTGAGAATGGCGCAACAATCGCTCAGGATTTGCAGCAGAATTATTGCCTCCAACATCTGACAGAAAAATTTTGTTCGGAGTTGCGCCAAAGACTATCCCCAGAAGCGTGTGCGCGCCGGGATCAACTGGGTGCTGATCTTTCTTTAGCAGACTTACTGGAGCAATTCCCGGAGGTACATTTTACGGGTACTGAGCTTTTGTCCTTACTGAAACCGCTGCGCCCGCGGCTCTATTCTATCACTTCCTCGCAGAGAGCGTACCCTAGCCAGATCCAGCTGATCGTCGCGGAAGTGGCCTATCAAAATAGCTTGGGCAAAATGACCTACGGCGTGGCGTCGCATTATCTTTGTGAAACCCTAAACGTTGGAGATGAAGCACGTGTTGCCGTTATAAGTTCAAAATTTAAGTTGCCGGAGGACGATACCACGGCTGTTGTTATGATTGGGCCCGGGACCGGGATCGCGCCTTTTCGATCTTTTTTGCAGGAACGCGCAGCACGCCATAGTCATGGCTCTCATTGGCTGTTTTTTGGGGATCAACACCGCCGCGAGCATTTTTATTATCAACAAGAGCTCGAGGCCTGGCAAAAGAAAGGAGTCCTAACGCGCCTTGACTTGGCGTTTTCACGCGACCAAGATTATAAAATCTATGTCCAAGACTGTATGCGGGAGCACGCGGCAGAGCTCTGGCATTGGATTGATGAGGGGGCGTATATTTATATTTGTGGCGATGCTGCCCGGATGGCGGTCGACGTCGAAACACGGCTATTGAAAATTTTCCAAGAGCAGGGAAAAATTACCGCTCCTGAGGAATATCTCAAGCAACTCAAGCAGATCGGGCGCTACCAGCGTGATGTCTATTAGGAACCTCCGTGTCATTAAATCTTTACAGAAATAGCTTTTTCGATAGCATCGCCTCTGAAAATGAAGCTGAAACGAGTCGGGATCCTCACGGCAGGGGGCTTAGCGCCTTGCCTCTCCGCCGCGATTGGCGCTCTAATTGAGGTTTATAGCCAAGAATGCCCTAAAGTTGAAATTGTCTGCTACCGCGACGGTTATAAGGGATTGCTTCTGGGCGAAAAGGTACTCGTAACAGCGGAAACACGCCAAAATGTCGCAACGTTTTTCGAATATGGTGGCAGCCCAATTGGCAATAGTCGAGTGAAACTGACGAATGTCCGGGATTGCGTACGGCGGGGATATGTCACCGAGGATGCCGATCCTCAAGAGGTTGCAGCTGAGCAGCTCATGCGCGATGGAATCCAAGTTCTCCACACAATTGGAGGCGACGATACCAATACCGCAGCGGCCGATTTGGCAAAATTTTTAGAGCAAAACGACTACAAGTTGAGCGTCATTGGGCTTCCGAAAACCGTTGATAACGATGTTTATCCGATTGCCCAGAGCTTGGGGGCGATTACGGCGGCCTGTGAGGGAGCACGATTTTTCGAGAATGTCGTCGCGGAGTCGACAGCGAATCCACGGATGTTACTCGTCCACGAAGTGATGGGGCGTAACTGCGGTTGGTTAACAGTTGCAACGGCCCTGGAATATCGTCGTCGTCTCGCGCAGAAACACTTTTTACCGGAACTAGGCCTGAGTCAGGGCGCACTTGATGTCCATGGCGTCTACATTCCCGAGATGAAGCTTGATATCGCGGCTGAGGCGGAACGTCTCCGAGATGTGTTAGAGCACTACGGTTGTGTGAATTTATTTGTCAGCGAGGGTGCAGGTGTTGAGAGTATCGTTAAGGAACTTGAAGCGCAAAAGAAGGAAATCGCCCATGATGCATTTGGACATATCAAGCTCGATGCGATCAACCCGGGGCAGTGGTTCGCGAGCGAATTCGCCGAAAAGATCGGGGCGGAAAAGAAACTCGTCCAAAAAAGCGGTTATTTCGCGCGCTCAGCAAAGGCCAATGAACGCGATCTACAGATGATCCGTGAGTCCGCGGCGCTCGCCGTCCAATGTGCCCAAAATGGTAAATCGGGCGTAATTGGGTATGACGAAGAGGACAATAATCGCCTAGCTTGTATCCAGTTCTCGCGGATCAAAGGCGGCAAGCCGTTCAATATTCATGATGAGGAATTTTTAACGATGATGCGGGAAATCGGGCAAAGCGTCTCGTAAGTAACAATGGGGAAAAGGGATGGAGCAAAAGTTAACACTAGAAAAAACAACACGGCAGGCGGTCGCGATCGATAATGTATTTTACGGCCGAGAGGTTCGGTTTACGACTCCGGTTCCGGGTGGCGAGTTATCCGTTGAGTTACGGCCACATGAGGCGCAGTTACCCTTTCAGATTGACGTAAAGGTTGGTCAATTCCCCTGCTATCTTTTGATTGATACTTTTCCGCCACTCGAGCAGTTGACGACAAAGTTTGGCGAAGCGGATCTCTTGGCCTTACCGGAATCGCTACAATTGCTTGTCCTCCAGGAATCGCTTGAGGGGCTTTGGAGTGAGTTTTCGAAGAAATTAGGAGTTGGTATTACGTGTGAATCGCTTTCCAAGACATCCCGTGAGACACCAACCGGGATCAATTTCGTCGTTGAGATGAATGGCGAATATGCGACAGCGGGGCGGTTGGTTGCTCCAGAAGCACTGCTGGCACAGCTCGCAAAAAAGATGACTCAAATCCCTAAGTTACGCCACCTCGATAACGTCGAAATCCCGTACCGGATCTGTGTTGGACAAACCGATCTCTCCCGGGCAGAATATAAGGATTTAGGCGAAGGCGATATCATCTTTTTGGACCAATACGATCTTGCTAAAGGCCAAGATGTCGCTATCCTCGGGCTCGGTGAAGCGCGGGTACGGGGGCAGGTAACTGACCAGGGGCTGGTTGTTCGGCAGATCGGGTAACGCGTTACAGGAGGGTTATGGGATTTTCGGGGCAGTACGGGTGTCACGGCACACAACGATTTTTCGGTCGGGAGGTTGGCGATGGCAGGGGATGATGATACCGTATTGGTCATCGATATCAGCGATTTGGTTGGTATCCCAGAGGAGGAGATAGCCCAAGAAACGGTTACCGAGGAGGTTCCGAATCGGGTTCCCGATGCGGTGATCTCAACTCAGAATCAAACGGGTGTTCAAGAAGGAGTCTCCCAAGGAGCTACTGTTAAAGCAACTTCTGCATTACCTTCGGAGATGGCGGTTCAGCTCGAAGAAGCACCCGAGCGGTCTCCGGATGTAGCGGCTCAAGAGCGCGATTTGGTTCGTATTTCGGAGGAATTACCACAGGCATCTGCCGATGAAACGGCACCTACATTACCTTCCGATACAACGGTCCAACTGACACTGGGAGAAGAGGAAGTCGCCGGTGGTACAGATCCTGAAATCGACGCTTTGCTGGCGTCGGCTTTAGGGGAATCTTCAGGTGGTATCATCATTCAGCAGAGTGGTGCGCCCGAGATTGCGATAAAAGATGGTGCACCGACGCTTAAAATGCCGTCGCTAAATCTTTCGATCCCGTTGCCAAAAAAATCCCCAAAGGGACCAGCTGCTACAACGTCATCAGCAGCGCCACGGAGTATGCCCCAGATCCGCAACGATCGGTCGGAGGTAGCACAAGCGCCGGAAGGACGTTTGGAGGCGACAACACCACAAGTGACAGCAAGCATAGAACATTTAGAAGGAGATATAGGAGGGATGAGTGACGAGGAAACAGAAGCGATTTTAGAGGATGCGGCCCCGGAAGGAGGAACCCCTCCGGAAAGCGACCCGGCTCTAGATTCAGTCGAAGAGGGTACGGAAGCTCCCGTAGCCGAAGAGAGCGACGTAACCCCGCAGGAAGAGGCAGCCGATACTGAAGAAGACATCGACGAAGATGAAGTAGAAGATGCCGATAGTCCTGAAGAGGGTAACGACGATGTCGAGGACGCAGGGGATGACGATACACCAGACTCCGAAGGTGACGATGTAGAAGAGGAAGCGGCTTCGGAAGGCGATAACGAAGAGGATGATGACGACGGTGAATTGCCAGAAGATGCGGGTAGTGATACAACTTCTGCAGAAGGTGATGGTGCCGAAACTGATGCAGAGGATACCGTTCCGGAGGAGGAAATGGAGTCTGCAGCTTCGGAAGGTGTTGATCCTGAATTCGCCGAAAAAATCGCCCAGACCGTGAGTACCGATACCGAGGCACCGCAGACAGAGACCGTTTCGATGCCTGCAGCGGAAAATCTCACAACGCCGTCGATCGATTACAAGCAACCCGAGGTCGATCCTTTCGAACCGCAACCCGTGCCCAGTGTGCCAGCGCGTGGCGCGATTCCGGTAGAGTCGATGCCCGTGACGCTAACTTTCGAGGTGGGTCGCAATAAGGTAACAGTCGGAGAACTCGAGCAACTCAAAGAAGGTTACACATTTGAATGCGGTAACCCGACAGAATCCCCAGTAACGATTTGT from Verrucomicrobiota bacterium includes the following:
- the rsmA gene encoding 16S rRNA (adenine(1518)-N(6)/adenine(1519)-N(6))-dimethyltransferase RsmA, with protein sequence MFRYMKAAVALAPLTRAATRRLLEQLDKRPSKWRGQNFLVDPKVVWRSVSLADIHPEDDVVEIGPGLGTLTRALLSRGCTVDAIEVDTILYDYLRDTFAEIPQFHLMQGDAVRFPYAGFAENRPFKVVANLPYNISTPWLDAALSQENLPETMTLMLQREAAQRLTAIPGTKHFAAISLMLSGLYRSTAMVPVARTSFEPPPKVDSVILHLQKLEQGWRFSGPMRALIRQIFTQRRKQLVSILRNLDKTLIPVAEDLLRCHGEPITARPEALPLSFWQAFDHRTQCTEESRPINEAPMREKD
- a CDS encoding pyrophosphate--fructose-6-phosphate 1-phosphotransferase — encoded protein: MKLKRVGILTAGGLAPCLSAAIGALIEVYSQECPKVEIVCYRDGYKGLLLGEKVLVTAETRQNVATFFEYGGSPIGNSRVKLTNVRDCVRRGYVTEDADPQEVAAEQLMRDGIQVLHTIGGDDTNTAAADLAKFLEQNDYKLSVIGLPKTVDNDVYPIAQSLGAITAACEGARFFENVVAESTANPRMLLVHEVMGRNCGWLTVATALEYRRRLAQKHFLPELGLSQGALDVHGVYIPEMKLDIAAEAERLRDVLEHYGCVNLFVSEGAGVESIVKELEAQKKEIAHDAFGHIKLDAINPGQWFASEFAEKIGAEKKLVQKSGYFARSAKANERDLQMIRESAALAVQCAQNGKSGVIGYDEEDNNRLACIQFSRIKGGKPFNIHDEEFLTMMREIGQSVS
- a CDS encoding FliM/FliN family flagellar motor switch protein — encoded protein: MAGDDDTVLVIDISDLVGIPEEEIAQETVTEEVPNRVPDAVISTQNQTGVQEGVSQGATVKATSALPSEMAVQLEEAPERSPDVAAQERDLVRISEELPQASADETAPTLPSDTTVQLTLGEEEVAGGTDPEIDALLASALGESSGGIIIQQSGAPEIAIKDGAPTLKMPSLNLSIPLPKKSPKGPAATTSSAAPRSMPQIRNDRSEVAQAPEGRLEATTPQVTASIEHLEGDIGGMSDEETEAILEDAAPEGGTPPESDPALDSVEEGTEAPVAEESDVTPQEEAADTEEDIDEDEVEDADSPEEGNDDVEDAGDDDTPDSEGDDVEEEAASEGDNEEDDDDGELPEDAGSDTTSAEGDGAETDAEDTVPEEEMESAASEGVDPEFAEKIAQTVSTDTEAPQTETVSMPAAENLTTPSIDYKQPEVDPFEPQPVPSVPARGAIPVESMPVTLTFEVGRNKVTVGELEQLKEGYTFECGNPTESPVTICANDAPIGVGELIDVDGRIGVRVIKFYSK